A section of the Ovis canadensis isolate MfBH-ARS-UI-01 breed Bighorn chromosome 1, ARS-UI_OviCan_v2, whole genome shotgun sequence genome encodes:
- the LOC138416472 gene encoding sodium/potassium-transporting ATPase subunit alpha-4 has product MGLGGKKGTVTPHERNPNPGPTNSPKMSKKKMKRKKKKKDLEELKKEVVMDDHKLTLDELSAKYSVDLTRGHSPEKAQEILARDGPNALTPPTTTPEWVKFCKQLFGGFSLLLWTGAILCFVAYSIQLYFSEDATKDNLYLGIVLTVVVVITGCFSYYQEAKSSKIMESFKNMVPQQALVIRGGEKFQIPVREVVVGDLVEVKGGDRIPADIRLISSHGCKVDNSSLTGESEPQSRSTEFTNENPLETQNICFFSTNCVEGSAQGIVIATGDSTVMGRIASLTSGLVVGKTPIAIEIEHFIHLITAVAVFLGVTFFGLSLILGYTWLEAVIFLIGIIVANVPEGLLATVTVCLTLTAKRMARKNCLVKNLEAVETLGSTSTICSDKTGTLTQNRMTVAHLWFDKTIYEADTSEEQIGNTFAKGSDTWFILAQIAGLCNRADFKANEESLPIAKRTTTGDASESALLKFVEQSYSSVKEMREKSPKVAEIPFNSTNKYQVSIHLREDSSQAHILMMKGAPERILEFCSTYLLKGQEYPIDDEMKDAFQNAYLDLGGLGERVLGFCFLNLPNTYSKGFKFNTSEINFPINNLCFVGLISMIDPPRAAVPDAVGKCRSAGIKVIMVTGDHPITAKAIAKGVGIISESSETAEDIAARLKIPVSKVNPRDAQAIVVHGSELKDMNSEQLDEILQKHTEIVFARTSPQQKLIIVEGCQRLGAIVAVTGDGVNDSPALKKADIGIAMGIAGSDVSKQAADMILLDDNFASIVTGVEEGRLIFDNLKKSIAYTLTSNIPEITPFLMFILLGIPLPLGTITILCIDLGTDMVPAISLAYESAESDIMKRAPRNAKTDKLVNHRLIGMAYGQIGMIQALAGFFTYFVILAENGFKPPDLLGIRVTWENRYINDLEDSYGQQWTYEQRKVLEFTCQTAFFVSIVIVQWADLLICKTRRNSIFQQGMKNKILIFGILEETILAAFLSYTPGMDVALRMYPLKITWWFCATPYSLLIFVYDEIRRLIIRRYPGGWVEKETYY; this is encoded by the exons ATGGGGCTTGGAGGGAAAAAAGGGACCGTGACACCTCATGAGCGGAATCCAAACCCAGGGCCCACAAACAGTCCTaagatgagtaaaaaaaaaatgaagaggaaaaaaaagaagaaagatttggAGGAGCTGAAGAAGGAAGTAGTCATG GATGACCACAAGTTAACCTTGGATGAGCTGAGCGCCAAGTACTCTGTGGACCTGACCAGG GGCCACAGCCCTGAAAAGGCGCAGGAAATCCTGGCTCGAGACGGACCCAATGCACTGACCCCTCCCACTACCACTCCAGAATGGGTCAAATTCTGCAAGCAGCTGTTTGGCGGCTTCTCGCTTCTCCTGTGGACTGGTGCCATTCTTTGCTTCGTGGCCTACAGTATCCAGCTGTATTTCAGTGAGGACGCCACCAAAGACAAC CTGTACCTGGGCATTGTACTAACTGTCGTCGTTGTCATCACTGGCTGCTTCTCCTATTATCAGGAGGCCAAGAGCTCCAAGATCATGGAATCTTTTAAGAACATGGTACCTCAG CAAGCGCTGGTCATTCGAGGTGGAGAGAAGTTTCAGATCCCTGTACGTGAAGTGGTGGTAGGCGACCTGGTAGAAGTGAAGGGTGGGGACCGGATCCCCGCTGACATCCGGCTTATCTCTTCACACGGATGTAAG GTGGACAACTCATCCTTGACAGGAGAGTCAGAACCCCAGTCCCGCTCCACTGAGTTCACCAATGAGAACCCTCTGGAGACCCAAAATATCTGCTTCTTCTCCACCAACTGTGTGGAAG GCTCAGCCCAAGGTATTGTAATCGCCACAGGAGACTCCACTGTGATGGGCCGTATAGCCTCACTGACCTCCGGTCTGGTGGTGGGCAAGACCCCCATTGCTATTGAGATCGAACACTTCATCCATCTGATCACAGCGGTGGCCGTCTTCCTGGGGGTCACTTTCTTCGGGCTCTCGCTTATCTTGGGCTATACCTGGCTGGAGGCTGTCATCTTTCTTATTGGCATCATTGTGGCCAACGTGCCTGAGGGGCTGCTGGCCACCGTCACA GTGTGCCTGACCCTGACGGCCAAGCGCATGGCCCGGAAGAACTGCCTGGTGAAGAACCTGGAGGCGGTGGAGACCCTGGGGTCCACCTCCACCATCTGCTCCGACAAGACGGGCACCCTGACCCAGAACCGCATGACCGTCGCCCACCTGTGGTTTGACAAGACCATCTACGAGGCCGACACCAGTGAAGAACAGATTG GGAATACATTTGCCAAGGGCTCTGACACCTGGTTTATCCTAGCCCAAATCGCTGGCCTCTGCAACCGGGCTGATTTTAAGGCGAATGAGGAGAGCCTTCCCATAGCTAAG CGGACAACAACAGGAGATGCTTCGGAGTCAGCGCTCCTCAAGTTCGTCGAGCAGTCCTACAGCTCCGtgaaggagatgagagagaagAGCCCCAAGGTGGCAGAGATTCCCTTCAATTCCACCAACAAGTACCAG GTGTCCATCCACCTGCGGGAAGACAGCTCCCAGGCCCACATCCTGATGATGAAGGGGGCGCCCGAGAGGATCTTAGAGTTTTGCTCTACTTACCTTCTGAAAGGGCAGGAGTACCCCATAGATGATGAAATGAAGGACGCCTTCCAAAACGCCTACTTGGATCTGGGAGGTCTGGGGGAACGTGTGCTAG GGTTCTGCTTCTTGAATCTGCCTAACACTTACTCCAAGGGATTCAAGTTTAACACCAGTGAAATCAACTTTCCCATAAATAACCTTTGTTTCGTGGGGCTCATCTCCATGATTGACCCTCCCCGAGCTGCTGTGCCTGATGCTGTGGGCAAGTGCCGGAGTGCTGGGATTAAG GTGATTATGGTAACAGGGGATCATCCCATCACAGCCAAGGCCATTGCCAAGGGTGTGGGCATcatctcagagagctctgagacaGCAGAGGACATTGCTGCCCGGctcaagatccctgtcagcaagGTCAATCCTAG GGACGCCCAAGCCATTGTGGTGCATGGCTCAGAACTAAAGGATATGAACTCTGAGCAGCTTGATGAGATCCTCCAAAAACACACTGAGATCGTGTTCGCTCGGACCTCGCCCCAGCAGAAGCTCATCATTGTAGAGGGATGTCAGAGGCTG ggAGCCATTGTGGCGGTGACGGGGGATGGGGTGAACGACTCCCCGGCGCTGAAGAAGGCGGACATCGGCATCGCCATGGGCATCGCCGGCTCCGACGTGTCTAAGCAGGCCGCCGACATGATCCTACTGGATGACAACTTTGCTTCCATTGTCACGGGTGTGGAGGAGG GCCGCCTGATCTTTGACAACCTGAAGAAATCCATCGCCTACACCCTGACCAGCAACATCCCCGAGATCACCCCCTTCCTGATGTTCATCCTCCTCGGCATCCCCCTGCCCCTGGGCACCATAACCATCCTCTGCATTGACCTGGGCACTGACATG GTCCCTGCTATCTCCTTGGCTTATGAGTCAGCTGAGAGTGACATCATGAAGAGGGCTCCAAGGAACGCAAAGACTGATAAGCTGGTGAATCACCGTCTCATTGGCATGGCCTACGGACAGATTG GGATGATCCAGGCTCTGGCAGGATTCTTCACCTACTTTGTGATCTTGGCTGAGAATGGTTTTAAGCCTCCTGATCTGCTGGGCATCCGCGTCACCTGGGAAAATCGATACAtcaatgacctggaggacagctATGGACAGCAGTGG ACCTATGAGCAGCGGAAGGTGCTGGAGTTCACGTGCCAAACGGCCTTCTTTGTCAGCATCGTGATCGTGCAGTGGGCTGACCTCCTCATATGTAAGACCCGCCGCAACTCAATCTTCCAGCAGGGCATGAA AAACAAGATCCTCATATTTGGGATCCTGGAGGAGACAATCCTGGCCGCTTTTCTGTCCTACACTCCAGGCATGGACGTGGCTCTGCGAATGTACCCACTCAA GATAACCTGGTGGTTCTGTGCCACCCCCTACAGCCTCCTCATCTTTGTGTATGATGAAATAAGAAGACTCATCATTCGTCGTTATCCCGGCG GCTGGGTGGAGAAGGAGACCTACTACTAA